A window from Candidatus Krumholzibacteriota bacterium encodes these proteins:
- a CDS encoding adenylate kinase produces the protein MKIKERFFQLAENLIILGPPGAGKGTQAVRIADRLGIQHISTGDLLREAVSEGTELGNKAKDFMNKGLLVPDEVILGMISDRLSGDASGGWILDGFPRTLAQAEALSSLLEEKGVELGRVILIDVDPELLIKRLTGRRVCDSCGAVYNTAELGKDTKKCEKCGGTLITRDDDTEETVRQRLEVYSKQTSPVIDYYDETGLLVSIDGSSSIEDITSEIMEELD, from the coding sequence ATGAAAATTAAAGAAAGGTTTTTTCAATTGGCAGAGAATCTTATTATATTAGGTCCTCCCGGAGCGGGTAAGGGAACCCAGGCCGTGAGGATAGCCGACAGGTTGGGGATTCAGCATATTTCTACGGGTGATCTCCTGCGTGAAGCTGTCTCGGAGGGCACCGAACTTGGCAATAAGGCTAAAGATTTTATGAATAAAGGGCTGCTTGTGCCTGATGAAGTTATTCTCGGGATGATTTCCGACAGATTGAGCGGAGATGCCTCCGGCGGATGGATTCTCGACGGTTTTCCAAGGACCTTAGCTCAGGCTGAAGCGCTCTCCTCGCTGCTCGAAGAAAAGGGAGTTGAACTCGGAAGAGTGATTTTGATAGATGTTGACCCGGAACTTCTTATCAAGCGTTTGACCGGTAGAAGGGTATGTGACTCTTGCGGAGCGGTTTATAATACCGCTGAGTTGGGTAAAGATACGAAAAAGTGCGAGAAGTGTGGAGGAACGCTTATAACCAGAGATGACGACACCGAAGAGACAGTACGGCAGAGACTCGAAGTTTACAGCAAGCAAACCTCGCCCGTCATTGATTATTACGACGAAACCGGATTGTTGGTTTCGATCGACGGAAGTTCGAGTATAGAAGATATAACTTCGGAAATTATGGAGGAATTAGATTGA
- the map gene encoding type I methionyl aminopeptidase: MIPLKTDSEVDLMRESSKILREALLTVGALVEPGITTAKLDRVAEEFIRSNGGEPGFKGYQGFPATICASVNSEVVHGIPGPRELKEGDIIGIDCGVIKDGYYSDSTRSFAVGRISPEAERLMKTTKEALEIGVDKVRPGNHISDISHAIQTHAEENGYSVVKQLTGHGVGRELHENPQIPNFGPPGKGPVIKTGMVFAIEPMLNEGTEDIMTLKDGWTIVTRDGSLSCHFEDTVVATDDKPEVLTK; this comes from the coding sequence TTGATACCTCTAAAGACAGATTCCGAAGTCGATTTGATGAGAGAGAGCTCCAAGATCCTTCGGGAAGCCTTGTTGACCGTTGGCGCGCTGGTAGAACCCGGTATTACGACAGCCAAATTGGATAGGGTCGCGGAAGAGTTTATAAGATCGAATGGTGGAGAACCTGGGTTTAAGGGTTATCAGGGGTTCCCGGCAACAATTTGCGCTTCTGTGAATTCAGAGGTTGTGCACGGCATCCCGGGTCCCAGAGAACTTAAGGAAGGGGATATAATAGGAATAGACTGTGGAGTGATTAAGGATGGGTATTATTCAGATTCAACACGGAGTTTCGCCGTTGGCCGGATCAGCCCCGAGGCGGAGAGATTAATGAAAACTACAAAAGAGGCTCTTGAAATCGGCGTCGATAAAGTAAGACCCGGCAATCATATATCGGATATATCGCACGCTATTCAGACGCACGCGGAAGAAAATGGATACAGCGTTGTAAAACAACTCACAGGCCACGGTGTCGGGAGAGAGCTTCACGAGAACCCTCAAATTCCTAATTTCGGGCCTCCGGGAAAAGGTCCCGTCATCAAAACGGGAATGGTTTTCGCCATCGAACCGATGCTTAACGAAGGAACTGAGGATATAATGACTTTGAAGGACGGCTGGACAATTGTTACCAGGGACGGAAGCTTGTCCTGCCATTTCGAAGATACAGTTGTCGCGACAGATGATAAACCCGAAGTTTTAACGAAGTAG
- the infA gene encoding translation initiation factor IF-1, whose translation MVKQEGIPVEGTVIEALPNAIFRVELENEHVVLAHVSGKMRMNFIRILPGDKVALELSAYDLGRGRIVYRYK comes from the coding sequence ATGGTCAAACAGGAAGGAATACCGGTAGAGGGAACTGTAATAGAAGCTTTGCCGAATGCTATCTTCAGAGTTGAACTGGAGAATGAGCACGTTGTTCTCGCTCATGTTTCGGGAAAGATGAGAATGAATTTTATCAGGATTCTCCCGGGTGACAAGGTGGCACTGGAGCTTAGTGCGTATGACCTTGGACGAGGCAGGATTGTGTACCGGTATAAATAG
- the rpmJ gene encoding 50S ribosomal protein L36, which produces MKVRSSVKKMCPNCKVIRRRGILRVICRDPKHKQRQG; this is translated from the coding sequence ATGAAGGTAAGAAGTTCAGTAAAGAAAATGTGTCCGAATTGTAAAGTTATAAGACGCAGGGGTATCCTGAGAGTTATTTGCAGGGACCCTAAGCATAAGCAGCGTCAGGGGTAA
- the rpsM gene encoding 30S ribosomal protein S13, which produces MARIAGVDIPDDKHIGIALTYIHGIGNSSAKKILEDAGIAFDVKTKDLREDQTVKIRDIIEDEYKVEGALRSDVTRGIKRLMDIGAYRGLRHRAGLPVNGQRTHTNARTRKGPRHRPGAKRK; this is translated from the coding sequence GTGGCGCGTATAGCCGGAGTTGATATACCGGACGATAAACATATTGGAATTGCTTTAACTTATATTCACGGAATTGGCAACTCGAGCGCGAAGAAGATTCTGGAAGATGCCGGTATCGCCTTTGATGTAAAAACTAAGGATCTAAGAGAGGATCAGACAGTTAAGATAAGGGATATCATTGAAGATGAATATAAGGTTGAGGGCGCTTTGCGAAGTGATGTTACTCGCGGAATTAAACGATTAATGGACATTGGGGCGTATCGCGGACTCAGGCACAGAGCGGGTTTGCCCGTTAACGGCCAGAGAACGCACACTAACGCCCGCACGCGTAAAGGCCCCCGTCATCGTCCGGGCGCTAAAAGAAAGTAA
- the rpsK gene encoding 30S ribosomal protein S11: MAKPGKKGKKQQKVKKKKRKVDAAGIAHIKSTFNNTIITITNYDGAVIKWSSPGKLGFKGSRKSTAFAAQQTAQDVTREVVAMGMTKVEVWIKGPGPGREPAIRSLRAAGLTVTSIRDCTPVPHNGVRLKKRRRM, encoded by the coding sequence TTGGCCAAACCTGGAAAGAAGGGCAAGAAACAGCAGAAGGTGAAAAAGAAGAAAAGAAAGGTAGATGCAGCGGGAATCGCGCATATTAAATCTACATTTAATAATACAATAATAACTATTACGAATTATGACGGAGCTGTTATTAAATGGTCGAGTCCGGGCAAACTCGGCTTTAAAGGATCACGAAAAAGTACGGCGTTTGCCGCGCAGCAGACCGCTCAGGACGTTACTCGTGAAGTTGTAGCTATGGGTATGACGAAAGTGGAAGTCTGGATTAAGGGTCCCGGGCCCGGCAGAGAGCCGGCTATACGTTCCCTTAGAGCGGCGGGATTAACAGTTACTAGTATCAGGGATTGTACTCCTGTCCCTCATAATGGCGTACGGCTCAAGAAACGCAGAAGAATGTAG
- the rpsD gene encoding 30S ribosomal protein S4, with protein sequence MARYTGPKCKLCRREGTKLFLKGDRCYSDRCALEKRNYPPGEHGRMRYRRRSNYRLQLREKQKLRRLYQLLERKFHNYFKTADSMKGVTGENLLILLETRLDNLIYRMGFAPSRAMARQLVLHNHIEVNGKRVNIPSYRVKVGDRIAPREKSRSLLVIEESLKTYGSREHVPYVSVDVNKKEGVYVEEPTRDLIPVPISENLIVELYSK encoded by the coding sequence ATGGCAAGGTATACTGGCCCCAAATGTAAATTATGCCGAAGAGAGGGAACAAAGCTCTTTCTTAAAGGGGACCGTTGTTACTCTGATCGTTGTGCTCTTGAAAAGAGGAATTATCCTCCGGGAGAACATGGAAGAATGAGATACAGACGCAGGAGTAATTACAGGCTCCAGCTTAGAGAAAAACAGAAATTACGTCGTCTCTACCAGCTCCTTGAGCGGAAATTTCATAACTATTTCAAGACCGCTGACAGTATGAAAGGTGTTACCGGGGAGAATTTGCTGATACTCCTTGAGACGAGACTTGACAACCTTATTTATAGAATGGGCTTTGCGCCGTCACGCGCGATGGCCAGACAGCTTGTGCTTCATAATCATATAGAAGTAAACGGGAAGAGAGTAAATATACCGTCTTATCGGGTAAAAGTTGGTGACAGGATAGCTCCAAGGGAAAAGAGCAGAAGTCTGCTTGTTATTGAAGAATCACTCAAGACGTACGGAAGCAGGGAGCATGTTCCTTATGTTTCAGTAGATGTCAACAAAAAAGAAGGCGTTTATGTTGAGGAACCCACAAGAGACTTGATCCCTGTGCCTATATCTGAGAATTTGATTGTGGAGCTGTATTCAAAGTAA
- a CDS encoding DNA-directed RNA polymerase subunit alpha, whose amino-acid sequence MKWRNLLMPKEVEIDESVSTPTFGRFRIEPFERGFGYTIGNGLRRTLISSIQGAAVVAVKIDGVRHEFDTIKGVKEDVTDIVLNLKQLIPVMHCDEPKFLTLETKKKGEITAADIKADGDIEILNKDLLIATVTEEIPLKMEILVGHGRGYVSSEMHNLDDYEIGLIPMDATFSPIIKVDYEVKDTRVGQKIDFDRLTLDIHTDGSVTPQDALGFAAKILKDHFLMFIHFDEEPFEEEEVEEVDEELLNMRELFNRSVEELELSVRSSNCLKAAKIETLGELVRKSESEMLKYRNFGRKSLREITDILDGMDLHLGMDVDNIMGDDENTKGEKK is encoded by the coding sequence ATGAAATGGCGCAACCTTTTAATGCCAAAGGAAGTCGAAATAGATGAATCGGTTTCAACTCCTACTTTCGGAAGATTCAGGATTGAACCCTTCGAGAGAGGTTTCGGGTATACTATTGGAAATGGTCTTCGGAGAACCCTGATTTCTTCCATCCAGGGGGCGGCTGTAGTAGCTGTGAAAATCGACGGTGTCAGGCATGAATTTGATACAATTAAAGGGGTTAAAGAGGATGTAACGGATATTGTTCTTAACCTGAAACAATTAATACCTGTTATGCATTGTGACGAGCCGAAATTCCTGACTCTGGAAACAAAGAAAAAAGGAGAAATCACGGCTGCCGATATTAAAGCTGACGGAGATATTGAGATACTTAACAAAGATCTTCTGATTGCTACTGTTACAGAAGAAATTCCACTGAAAATGGAAATTCTGGTTGGTCACGGACGCGGGTATGTTTCATCAGAAATGCACAATCTTGATGATTATGAGATAGGGCTTATACCTATGGATGCCACTTTCAGTCCAATTATCAAGGTTGATTATGAAGTTAAGGATACACGTGTTGGACAGAAAATCGACTTTGATCGTTTAACTCTTGATATACATACAGACGGAAGCGTTACACCGCAAGACGCTCTTGGATTCGCGGCTAAGATTCTAAAGGATCACTTCCTGATGTTTATTCATTTTGACGAAGAACCGTTTGAAGAAGAGGAAGTTGAAGAAGTAGATGAAGAGCTGTTGAACATGAGAGAACTCTTTAACAGGAGTGTTGAAGAACTCGAATTGTCGGTAAGATCTTCTAATTGTCTGAAAGCGGCTAAAATCGAAACCCTTGGCGAGTTAGTAAGAAAATCTGAAAGCGAAATGCTTAAGTATCGTAATTTTGGACGCAAGAGTTTAAGAGAAATAACAGATATTCTCGATGGAATGGATCTTCATCTGGGAATGGATGTTGATAATATTATGGGGGATGATGAAAATACGAAAGGGGAGAAGAAGTAA
- the rplQ gene encoding 50S ribosomal protein L17 has product MRHNHDRRSLNRTASHRKAMLRNMVTSLFKSERIRTTPAKAKEARRVAEHLITFAKRGDISARRQAAKTVKEADVLRKLFDDIGPRFADRQGGYTRILRLVNRPGDNADMVLLELLKADEKKRGKKKSMKKYHKVDVPENPLAAQEKKSSKEDKKGQSQDSDKEEKPVEEEKKEQPDKDKDKSVGKEEGEGKE; this is encoded by the coding sequence ATGCGTCATAATCACGATCGTAGATCTCTAAACAGAACCGCTTCTCATCGGAAAGCTATGTTGAGAAATATGGTAACCTCACTTTTTAAGAGTGAAAGGATTAGAACAACACCAGCCAAAGCTAAAGAAGCTAGAAGGGTGGCGGAACATTTAATTACATTCGCCAAGCGCGGGGATATCTCGGCGAGACGGCAGGCGGCAAAAACCGTTAAGGAAGCAGATGTTCTAAGAAAGCTTTTTGATGATATAGGTCCCCGTTTTGCCGACAGGCAGGGCGGCTATACCCGTATTCTCAGGCTTGTCAATCGTCCCGGAGATAATGCCGATATGGTTTTGCTCGAACTTCTCAAAGCTGATGAAAAGAAACGCGGAAAGAAGAAGTCAATGAAAAAGTACCATAAGGTTGACGTTCCGGAAAATCCTCTGGCAGCTCAGGAGAAAAAATCCAGCAAAGAAGATAAAAAGGGCCAATCCCAAGATAGTGATAAAGAAGAAAAGCCGGTTGAAGAAGAAAAAAAAGAGCAGCCGGATAAGGATAAAGACAAGTCAGTGGGAAAGGAAGAGGGAGAGGGAAAAGAATAA